The proteins below come from a single Loxodonta africana isolate mLoxAfr1 chromosome 20, mLoxAfr1.hap2, whole genome shotgun sequence genomic window:
- the LOC100670706 gene encoding keratin-associated protein 7-1, whose translation MTCFFSCGSYFPGYLSCGTNFHRTFRVTPWNFIMPLGSPLNYGYGYNGCGSLGYSFGGSNISDLGCGHGSSFFRPWGSGSGLGYIQCLLMGQWLQVTAVLSVGS comes from the coding sequence ATGACTTGTTTCTTCAGCTGTGGAAGCTACTTCCCAGGCTATCTTTCCTGTGGAACCAACTTCCACAGGACATTCAGAGTCACCCCCTGGAACTTCATCATGCCCCTGGGCTCTCCTCTGAACTATGGTTATGGATACAATGGCTGTGGGTCCCTGGGCTACAGCTTTGGTGGTAGCAACATCAGCGACCTGGGCTGTGGCCATGGCAGCAGCTTCTTCAGGCCATGGGGCTCTGGCTCTGGCCTTGGCTACATACAGTGCCTACTGATGGGCCAATGGCTTCAAGTGACTGCAGTTCTCTCAGTTGGTTCCTGA